In Puntigrus tetrazona isolate hp1 chromosome 18, ASM1883169v1, whole genome shotgun sequence, one genomic interval encodes:
- the LOC122363106 gene encoding LOW QUALITY PROTEIN: extracellular calcium-sensing receptor-like (The sequence of the model RefSeq protein was modified relative to this genomic sequence to represent the inferred CDS: inserted 1 base in 1 codon), with amino-acid sequence MLLFFYTILLLHQLHTKAGNTLCRMMGDPKYPLISKNGDLTIGALFPVHSTETVPSFEFRKKPQPLSCSSVNLRDFRLAQIMIFAIEEINRSEHLLPNVSIGYRIFDTCGSRLSTMSAIMGLMNVQEFEEEDSCTGQSPLHAIIGDSESTATVILSRTTGPFKIPVISHSASCECLGNRKDYPSFFRTTASDYHQSRALAYLVKDLGWSWVGAVNSDNEYGNYGMAIFQKIAREEGICVEYTVKFYRTETEKLQKVVERIKKSTAKVVIAFVSFLEMGLLIDQLSIQNITGIQMIGVKSWITSENYITLNSFHVLGGSLGFAMRKINIEGFSDYVTKSFWKTAIPCLHFEGNSSQYAISCRKYDDLLTMKNYNEDVTEHRYSANVYEAVYAVAHSLHSLLNCKAQEGCEKGLTIQPQQVVEALKKVNFTVKFGDRVWFDSSGATVAQYEVVNWQQNSDGSFQFRPVGYYDASLPPDQRFVLKTENIIWAGGKLQKPRSVCSESCPPGTRKATQKGRPVCCYDCIPCAEGEISNETDSINCKQCPGEFWSNAEKNKCVLKAVEFLSFTEVMGIVLIFFSLFGVGLTVLVAFLFYSKKDTPXVKANNSELSFLLLFSLTLCFLCSLTFIGRPTEWSCMLRHTAFGITFVLCISCVLGKTIVVLMAFKATLPGSNVMKWFGPAQQRLSVFAFTLIQILICVLWLTISPPFPNENMKYYKEKIILECSLGSTIGFWAVLGYIGLLAVLCFFLAFLARTLPDNFNEAKFITFSMIIFCAVWITFIPAYVSSPGKFTVAVEIFAILASSIGLLFCIFAPKCYIILCKPEQNTKQHVMGKTPSKTY; translated from the exons atgcttctctttttttacaCAATCCTGCTTTTACATCAGCTTCATACAAAGGCAGGAAACACACTATGCCGAATGATGGGAGACCCTAAGTACCCGCTGATTTCTAAGAATGGAGACCTAACCATTGGAGCACTTTTTCCAGTCCATAGCACAGAGACAGTACCTTCATTcgaatttagaaaaaaacctCAGCCTCTTTCATGCTCCAG tGTGAATCTAAGAGATTTTCGCCTTGCccaaattatgatttttgccatTGAAGAGATTAACAGAAGTGAACATTTGCTCCCAAATGTTTCTATTGGTTATCGAATTTTTGACACCTGTGGTTCAAGACTATCTACCATGAGTGCAATAATGGGACTGATGAATGTTCAGGAGTTTGAAGAAGAAGACAGTTGTACTGGGCAGTCTCCATTGCATGCTATAATAGGTGATTCAGAGTCTACTGCCACAGTGATTCTCTCCAGAACTACAGGACCTTTTAAGATACCGGTG ataagTCATTCAGCTTCATGTGAATGCCTCGGCAATAGAAAAGATTACCCTTCATTCTTTAGGACTACAGCTAGTGATTACCACCAGAGCAGAGCACTTGCATACTTGGTCAAGGATTTAGGATGGTCTTGGGTTGGAGCTGTGAACAGTGACAATGAATATGGAAACTATGGAATGgcaatatttcagaaaatagcCCGGGAGGAGGGGATCTGCGTGGAGTACACAGTCAAATTCTATCGAACAGAAACTGAAAAATTACAGAAAGTGgtagaaagaattaaaaaaagcactgcAAAAGTGGttattgcatttgtttcatttcttgaGATGGGTTTACTCATTGATCAGCTaagtattcaaaatattacaggCATTCAAATGATTGGAGTAAAGTCATGGATAACATCAGAAAATTACATCACTCTAAACAGCTTTCATGTTCTAGGAGGGTCGCTGGGGTTTGCAATGAGAAAAATCAATATTGAAGGGTTTTCAGATTATGTTACAAAATCATTCTGGAAAACTGCCATCCCGTGCCTACACTTTGAGGGGAATTCTTCTCAATATGCAATAAGTTGCAGAAAATATGATGATCTACTTacaatgaaaaattacaatgaagATGTGACTGAACACAGATATTCAGCCAATGTCTATGAAGCAGTTTATGCTGTGGCTCATTCACTACACAGTCTTCTCAACTGCAAAGCACAAGAAGGTTGTGAAAAAGGCCTGACAATACAGCCACAGCag GTGGTCGAGGCtctgaaaaaagtaaatttcACCGTTAAGTTTGGTGATCGTGTGTGGTTTGACAGCAGTGGTGCAACAGTGGCCCAATATGAAGTTGTAAACTGGCAGCAGAACTCAGATGGATCATTCCAGTTTAGGCCGGTGGGATACTATGATGCCTCTTTGCCACCTGATCAACGTTTTGTgctcaaaactgaaaacataatcTGGGCTGGAGGAAAATTGCAA AAGCCAAGGTCTGTGTGCAGTGAGAGCTGTCCTCCAGGCACTAGGAAGGCTACACAGAAAGGAAGACCTGTCTGCTGTTATGACTGTATTCCATgtgcagaaggagaaatcagtaaTGAGACAG ATTCAATTAACTGCAAGCAGTGTCCAGGGGAATTCTGGTCTAatgctgagaaaaataaatgtgtgctaaAGGCTGTAGAGTTTCTGTCATTCACAGAAGTTATGGGTATAGTGCtaatatttttctcattatttggaGTAGGATTAACTGTGCTAGTGGCCTTTCTGTTTTACAGTAAGAAAGACACCC TAGTAAAAGCCAACAACTCAGAGCTGAGCTTCCTGCTGCTCTTCTCACTgactctgtgttttctctgttctcttacTTTCATTGGTCGGCCCACTGAGTGGTCCTGTATGTTGCGTCACACAGCATTTGGGATCACTTTTGTTCTCTGTATCTCCTGTGTTTTGGGGAAAACAATAGTGGTCTTAATGGCCTTCAAGGCTACACTTCCAGGAAGTAAtgtcatgaaatggtttggTCCTGCACAACAACGGCTCAGTGTTTTTGCCTTTACACTAATACAAATTCTTATATGTGTGCTTTGGTTGACAATATCTCCTCCATTTCCTAacgaaaatatgaaatattataaggAAAAGATCATACTTGAGTGCAGTCTAGGTTCAACTATAGGTTTCTGGGCTGTGCTGGGTTATATTGGCCTTTTGGCTGTCTTGTGCTTTTTTCTGGCTTTTCTGGCTCGCACACTGCCTGATAACTTCAATGAAGCCAAATTTATAACATTCAGCATGATAATATTTTGTGCTGTATGGATTACGTTTATTCCAGCTTATGTCAGTTCTCCTGGCAAATTTACCGTAGCTGTAGagatttttgctattttagcCTCAAGCATTGGTTTactattttgcatatttgcgcctaaatgttatattatcCTGTGTAAGCCTGAACAAAATACAAAGCAACATGTTATGGGAAAAACACCATCTAAAACCTATTGA